A window from Gossypium raimondii isolate GPD5lz chromosome 7, ASM2569854v1, whole genome shotgun sequence encodes these proteins:
- the LOC105793000 gene encoding uncharacterized protein LOC105793000 — protein sequence MESGGETRRVVVVGGGIAGSLLAKSLQFNAAVTVIDPKEYLEITWANLRNMVEPSFAERSVINHTDYLTNGRIVTSAATNITDTHVWTADGHRIAYDYLVIATGHRDVVPNTKTDRLNQYKAENQKIQSANSILIVGGGPTGVELAGEIATDFPDKKVTLVHKGPRLLEFIGTKASNKTLRWLKSRKVEVKLEQAVDLNSSTLDGRHVYKTSSGESIKADCHFLCAGKPLASAWLNDTILKTHLDGNGKLMVDEHLRVNGRANIFAIGDITDIPELKQGFLAEKHAMVVAKNLKLLMSGGVQESKLSKYEPGSAIALVSLGRKDAIAQFPFATISGCLPGLLKSRDLFVGKTRKNMGLQA from the exons atggAATCAGGAGGAGAAACAAGAAGAGTAGTTGTTGTTGGAGGTGGCATTGCTGGCTCCCTCCTTGCCAAGTCTTTGCAATTCAATGCTGCTGTCACCGTTATCGACCC taaggAGTATCTTGAAATTACATGGGCGAACTTGAGGAACATGGTGGAGCCATCATTTGCGGAAAGATCAGTGATAAACCATACAGATTATCTTACCAATGGACGTATTGTTACATCTGCTGCCACAAATATCACGGACACTCATGTCTGGACAGCCGATGGCCATCGTATTGCTTATGATTATCTTGTTATTGCTACTGGACACAGGGATGTTGTCCCCAACACTAAGACGGACAGACTTAATCAATACAAAGCAG AAAATCAGAAGATACAATCTGCCAATTCGATTTTGATTGTTGGAGGAGGACCGACTGGTGTTGAACTTGCTGGAGAAATAGCCACTGACTTCCCTGACAAGAAGGTGACATTGGTTCATAAGGGACCCAGGTTGTTGGAATTCATTGGAACCAAGGCTTCCAACAAGACTTTGCGTTGGTTGAAATCTAGGAAAGTTGAAGTAAAATTGGAGCAAGCAGTTGACTTGAATTCAAGCACTTTAGATGGAAGGCACGTATATAAAACCTCGAGTGGAGAAAGCATCAAAGCAGATTGCCATTTCCTTTGTGCTGGAAAACCTTTGGCCTCAGCATGGCTTAATGACACTATATTGAAGACCCACTTGGATGGAAATGGAAAGTTGATGGTTGATGAGCATTTGAGAGTCAATGGCCGTGCTAATATATTTGCAATAGGAGATATCACTGACATTCCC GAACTCAAACAAGGGTTTTTAGCTGAAAAACATGCCATGGTAGTTGCGAAAAACTTGAAGTTGTTGATGAGCGGAGGAGTCCAAGAAAGCAAATTGTCAAAGTATGAACCTGGCTCAGCCATTGCCTTGGTTTCCCTTGGAAGGAAAGATGCTATCGCCCAATTTCCTTTTGCAACCATTAGTGGATGCCTGCCTGGCTTGCTCAAAtctagggacttatttgtaggCAAGACAAGAAAGAACATGGGCTTACAAGCTTAA